A single genomic interval of Aphidius gifuensis isolate YNYX2018 linkage group LG6, ASM1490517v1, whole genome shotgun sequence harbors:
- the LOC122858803 gene encoding fatty acid synthase-like has product MVKSGEKNMIFDPCSQRMIDSGEEVVISGFAGRFPDSENIKKLQENLMNKVDLINDDDRRWKLDHPDIPQRSGKISNLDKFDALFFGVHFKLATTMDPMCRILMEQTYEAVIDAGVNPRSLRNSKTGVFIGSCFSESEKTWFYDKVQVNGFGIVGCSKAMLSNRLSYWLGVTGPSYTIDTACSSSLFAMEQAYRAIRNGQCEAAVVGGCNLCLHPTTTLQFSRLGVLSPDGRCKTFDQNANGYVRSETISVAYLQKAKNAKRIYATIVHGKTNCDGFKEQGITFPSGVMQTTLLREFYEECQIQPKSVAYVEAHGTGTAAGDPVEVNAIDTIFCPGRTKPLRMGSIKSNLGHSEAASGMCSLAKVIIAFESGKIPPNLNFKTPRKDIKALEEGRVRVITEPEPWDCGLTAVSSFGFGGANAHLLLRPNDKIKINGGTPHDDLPRLVVVSGRTEDAINCLLSDVESRPIDVEYVRILHDIYMQEDPGHLYRGYTILNNTDPEKRIKKIEHYPGAKRPIWFVFSGMGSQWPAMGAALLRIPVFAEAIRKCDAVLKPKNIDIYNILINPDKSTFDNILNSFVGIAAVQIGIVDLLNLLGIIPDNIIGHSVGELGCAYADGCFTAEQMVLAAYSRGLASLETDTIRGSMAAVGLGYREMKDLCPPDIQVACHNSAESSTISGPADSMKAFVAKLTAQKIFAREVPCSNIAYHSRYIAEAGPRLLRYLKQVILEPKARSPKWLSTSVPRNQWSTPVAQLSSAEYHTNNLLSAVLFEETSALIPKDAITIEIAPHGLLQAILRRSLDPGVTNIALTQRGHVDNVEVFLEGIGKLYNTGHQPQIAKLYPEVSLPVSRGTPMISPLIRWDHSDDWFVTKFQMQKKIKSGERMVKVSLQDEDFEYMAGHVIDGRLLLPATGYLTLIWETVGMMKGELYTELSVVFEDVKFLRATNLPKEGVVELTLSVQKGSGRFEVSEGGAAVVTGYVREISNPSAEKNGSINNSKKVQEMSTKDVYKELKLRGYHYSGLFRSIKSTTTNGSNGQIMWDNNWVAFMDNMLQMKILGMDSRGLFVPTGIQKLVIDAKAHFNEIREMPDENKVFQVVCDKTSDTIVSGGIEIRGLNASAIARKKNAGQPVLETYKFVANQDDNVITMRNAVCTATHLALEHHQGVKVKTLEFLGEQESRKIKNLISPMILEILEDIPMMQADVEVVFEGSGFEADDLPQTIKVSDLKKLSPDSNALIVSGKNLLSSQSLLMPKALEVLKKDGFLLTFESKVYDEKFLQQLLIKYNLNLILRKVVDGSIVFLLRKITKISGTSVVVEVSNDSFTWVNNLKAALKAEIEKESESSSRILIVSEKSFENGLLGLVNCLRREPGGELIRGFLLQDPNAPDFDIENPFYKEQLNLDLAINVLRPNPSNSKNAEPIWGTYRHFQIPKGELKKKHHAWANEFVRGDLSSFRWLEGPITQDCSHPDLVRIVYSAINFRDVMLATGKLAVEVVAKSRQAQECVLGFEYSGIDLNNERIMGLYDMKAMANMAIIDRSLSWKVPKGWTLEDAATVPCVYATCFYALYLKGNMKQKDKVLIHAGSGGVGQAAITLALHQGCEVFTTVGTPDKLRFIRKHFPQIREDHIGNSRDTSFEHMISKLTEGKGVDIVLNSLAEEKLQASIRCLAVGGRFLEIGKFDMAKDTPVGMSAFLKEISFYGVLVDNFFGSSLDKKLEFQQLLQKYLDAGIIKPIVRTVFLHDQLEAAFRYMGAGKHIGKVIIKTADENNLQNIALPAHPRFYCLPNRSYIILGGLGGFGLELADWLVLRGAKYLVLTSRTGIKNGYQKMRIKLWESYGTKVLVISGKEAYNRQDCLDILKQSTTMAPVDAIFNLAVVLKDCLWENQTPETFEESFKPKAWSTKNLDELSRKICPLLRHFVVFSSVSCGRGNAGQTNYGMSNSVMERICETRVSEGLPALAIQWGAVGDVGLVADMLDDHKEIVIGGTLQQSILSCLHELDSFLDQSEPIVSSMVVAEKRAGGSGALNVVDTVLNIMGLKDIKTIGHHTSLAELGMDSMMGVEIKQTLEREFEIFLTAQDIRGLNFAKLIELDAANLEISKKNPKSSTESTEVLTGMRLLLRFVSDKSMQNEVCLKLKSKEESGRGEVFFVPGVEGSASVFSNLAGKLMSPAMCLQFDSEQKKNLSIQEIAKNLLPHVLARSKDRRDFLVVGYSFGSLIAIEIVRLLEAEGLTGKLILIDGSPDLMIAILKEQLAVTNESELENTILVGIMDFMNASLSGELYSSLQNCTSWDQKLDTFIKHLPSETSIMPEKQQRNLCTSLYKRLLALLAYDPSSIMPINTPITLLKPSMPTIKNMSEDFGLSKVSHKKPEVYVLNGNHVTILDDSRVAAAINGEAIENIEAFETGLEKEDVLENILANAEVK; this is encoded by the exons atggtaaaaagtggcgaaaaaaatatgatatttgaTCCATGCAGTCAGAGAATGATTGATTCTGGTGAAGAAGTTGTTATTTCTGGATTTGCTGGAAGATTTCCAGATtcggaaaatattaaaaaattacaagaaaatttaatgaataaggTGGATTTGATAAATGACGATGATCGACGCTGGAAACTTG ATCATCCAGATATCCCTCAAAGATCTGGAAAAATTTCTaatcttgataaatttgatgcaTTATTCTTTGGAGTGCACTTTAAGCTTGCAACTACAATGGATCCAATGTGTAGAATATTGATGGAACAAACATACGAAGCAGTTATAGATGCAGGAGTTAATCCTCGTTCACTGAGAAATAGTAAAACTGGAGTCTTCATCGGTTCGTGCTTTTCAGAATCCGAGAAAACTTGGTTTTATGACAAAGttcag gtAAATGGATTTGGTATAGTTGGTTGTAGCAAAGCAATGTTATCGAATAGGCTATCATACTGGCTTGGAGTAACTGGCCCAAGTTATACAATTGATACTGCATGTAGTTCAAGTCTTTTTGCTATGGAACAAGCTTACAGGGCAATTCGAAATGGTCAATGTGAGGCAGCTGTCGTTGGTGGGTGCAATCTTTGTCTTCATCCTACAACAACTTTACAATTTTCACGATTAG GTGTTTTATCTCCTGACGGTCGATGCAAAACGTTCGACCAAAATGCAAATGGATATGTACGAAGTGAAACTATTAGTGTGGCTTATCttcaaaaagcaaaaaatgcAAAACGCATTTATGCAACGATTGTTCATGGTAAAACAAATTGCGATGGCTTTAAAGAACAAGGAATCACTTTTCCGTCAGGTGTAATGCAGACTACACTTCTTCGAGAATTTTACGAAGAATGCCAAATTCAACCAAAATCAGTTGCATATGTTGAAGCTCATGGAACTGGGACAGCTGCTGGCGATCCTGTAGAAGTTAATGCAATTGATACTATTTTTTGTCCAGGAAGAACGAAACCTTTAAGAATGGGTTCTATTAAGTCGAATCTTGGACATTCAGAAGCAGCAAGTGGAATGTGTTCACTTGCCAAAGTTATTATTGCTTTTGAATCTGGAAAAATTCCtccaaatttgaattttaaaactcCTAGAAAAGATATTAAAGCTCTTGAAGAGGGTAGAGTTCGTGTTATAACTGAACCAGAGCCATGGGATTGTGGTCTCACTGCAGTGAGTTCATTTGGATTCGGTGGAGCTAATGCTCATCTTTTGCTAAGACCaaacgataaaataaaaatcaatggtGGAACACCACACGATGATCTTCCAAGACTTGTAGTCGTTTCAGGAAGAACTGAAGACgctataaattgtttattgtctGAC GTTGAAAGTCGCCCCATAGATGTAGAATACGTGAGAATTCTCCATGACATTTATATGCAGGAAGATCCAGGTCATTTGTATCGTGgatatacaatattaaataacacgGATCCTGAAAAAcgaataaagaaaattgaacACTATCCTGGGGCAAAACGACCTATTTGGTTTGTTTTCTCGGGTATGGGATCACAATGGCCGGCGATGGGTGCTGCTCTTTTACGCATTCCAGTCTTTGCAGAAGCTATCCGGAAATGCGATGCCGTcctaaaaccaaaaaatattgatatttacaatattttaattaatccaGACAAATCAACATTCGACAATATTCTTAATTCGTTTGTTGGAATTGCTGCAGTACAGATTGGAATTGTTGATTTGCTAAATTTGCTCGGAATAATACCAGATAACATTATTGGTCATTCGGTGGGAGAATTGGGTTGTGCGTATGCAGACGGCTGCTTTACAGCTGAGCAAATGGTTTTGGCTGCATACTCAAGAGGACTTGCTTCACTTGAAACAGACACAATTCGTGGATCAATGGCTGCCGTTGGATTAG GTTATCGAGAAATGAAAGATTTGTGCCCTCCAGATATTCAAGTTGCTTGTCACAATAGTGCAGAAAGCTCGACAATTTCAGGTCCAGCTGATTCAATGAAAGCCTTTGTTGCTAAACTCACTGCTCAGAAAATATTTGCAAGAGAAGTTCCATGCAGTAATATTGCTTATCATAGTCGCTACATTGCCGAAGCTGGTCCAAGATTATTACGTTACCTTAAGCAAGTAATTCTAGAACCCAAAGCTCGTAGTCCAAAATGGCTTAGTACATCTGTTCCACGAAATCAATGGTCTACTCCAGTTGCTCAATTATCTTCCGCAGAATATCATACTAATAATCTTTTGAGTGCTGTATTATTTGAAGAAACATCTGCCCTGATTCCCAAGGACGCAATTACCATTGAAATTGCACCTCACGGGCTTCTTCAAGCAATTTTACGAAGATCACTTGATCCAGGTGTTACAAATATTGCTTTGACACAAAGAGGTCATGTAGATAATGTTGAAGTATTTCTAGAAGGCAttggaaaattatataatactgGTCATCAACCTCAAATTGCAAAATTATATCCAGAAGTTTCGTTGCCAGTTTCACGTGGAACACCAATGATTTCACCATTAATAAGGTGGGACCATTCCGATGATTGGTTTGTAACAAAATTccaaatgcaaaaaaaaattaagtccgGAGAAAGAATGGTCAAGGTCTCATTGCAAGATGAAGACTTCGAATACATGGCAGGGCATGTGATCGACGGCAGATTGTTGCTCCCAGCTACCGGTTATCTAACTTTAATTTGGGAAACTGTAGGAATGATGAAAGGGGAACTTTATACAGAACTCTCAGTTGTCTTTGAGGATGTCAAGTTTTTGCGAGCAACTAATTTGCCAAAAGAAGGTGTTGTTGAATTGACACTCAGTGTTCAAAAAG GATCCGGAAGGTTTGAGGTATCAGAAGGTGGTGCAGCCGTAGTGACGGGTTACGTACGAGAGATTTCGAATCCGTCTGCTGAAAAAAATGGATCTATAAATAATAGCAAAAAAGTACAAGAAATGTCAACAAAAGACGTTTATAAAGAACTGAAACTTCGTGGTTATCACTATAGTGGTCTTTTCCGAAGCATTAAAAGTACAACGACGAATGGTAGCAACGGTCAAATTATGTGGGATAATAATTGGGTTGCTTTCATGGACAATATGCTACAGATGAAAATTCTAGGCATGGATTCTCGAGGGTTGTTTGTTCCCACGGGAATTCAAAAGCTAGTTATTGATGCAAAAGCTCATTTTAACGAAATTCGTGAAATGCCAGACGAGAAtaaag tcttcCAAGTAGTCTGTGACAAAACCTCGGATACAATAGTCTCTGGTGGTATCGAAATTCGTGGTCTTAATGCGAGTGCAATTgcccgaaaaaaaaatgctggtCAGCCAGTGTTAGAAACATATAAGTTCGTTGCAAATCAAGACGACAATGTTATTACAATGCGAAATGCCGTTTGTACAGCTACTCACTTGGCACTTGAACACCATCAGGGTGTCAAAGTTAAAACTCTAGAATTCTTGGGAGAACAAGAAAGTCggaagattaaaaatttaatttctcctATGATTCTTGAAATTCTTGAGGATATTCCTATGATGCAAGCTGACGTGGAGGTTGTTTTTGAAGGCTCTGGTTTCGAAGCGGACGATCTTCCACAAACTATCAAAGTAtcagatttgaaaaaattatcaccagATTCAAACGCTCTCATTGTAAGtggaaaaaatcttttatcTTCTCAAAGTCTATTGATGCCCAAAGCACttgaagtattaaaaaaagacgGATTTCTTCTCACATTTGAATCCAAAGTGTATGATGAAAAATTCcttcaacaattattgataaaatataatctcAATTTAATTCTCCGTAAAGTGGTGGACggatcaattgtttttttgttgagaaaaattacgaaaatttCCGGAACGTCAGTTGTTGTTGAAGTGAGTAATGACTCGTTCACGTGggtcaataatttaaaagctgCACTGAAAGCGGAAATCGAAAAAGAATCTGAATCGAGCTCAAGAATTTTAATCGTCAGTGAGAAAAGCTTTGAAAATGGACTGTTAGGATTGGTAAACTGTCTTCGCAGAGAGCCAGGTGGTGAACTCATTCGTGGATTTCTTTTGCAAGACCCCAATGCACCAGACTTTGACATAGAAAATCCATTTTACAAAGAACAATTGAATCTTGATTTGGCAATCAACGTCTTACGGCCTAATCCGAGTAATTCGAAGAATGCCGAACCTATTTGGGGAACTTATCGGCACTTTCAGATTCCGAAaggtgaattaaaaaaaaaacatcatgcTTGGGCCAATGAATTCGTTCGAGGTGATTTAAGCAGTTTTCGATGGTTAGAAGGACCAATTACTCAAGATTGTAGTCATCCTGATTTAGTAAGGATCGTTTATTCAGCTATAAATTTCCGCGATGTTATGCTAGCGACCGGTAAGCTAGCAGTAGAAGTTGTTGCGAAAAGTCGCCAAGCACAAGAATGTGTTTTAGGTTTCGAATATTCCggtattgatttaaataatgaacGAATAATGGGTCTTTACGATATGAAAGCCATGGCAAATATGGCAATCATTGATCGTAGTTTGTCTTGGAAAGTTCCAAAGGGCTGGACATTAGAGGATGCAGCAACTGTTCCTTGTGTGTATGCTACTTGTTTCTACGCTCTTTATCTGAAAGGAAATATGAAACAAAAAGATAAAGTTTTAATTCATGCCGGTTCCGGTGGAGTTGGCCAAGCAGCTATCACGCTTGCTTTACACCAAGGCTGTGAAGTATTCACAACTGTGGGTACTCCTGACAAGCTGAGATTTATTAGAAAACATTTTCCTCAGATTCGCGAAGATCATATTGGCAATTCGCGTGACACCAGCTTTGAACATATGATTTCAAAACTCACTGAAGGCAAAGGAGTTGATATTGTTTTGAATTCATTGGCAGAAGAAAAGTTGCAAGCTTCAATAAGGTGTTTGGCTGTTGGTGGAAGGTTCTTAGAAATTGGGAAATTCGATATGGCCAAAGATACGCCTGTAGGAATGTCTGCTTTCTTGAAAGAAATCAGCTTCTATGGAGTTCTGGTGGATAACTTTTTTGGATCCTCGCtcgataaaaaattagaatttcagCAGCTTCTGCAGAAATATCTTGATGCTGGTATTATTAAGCCAATTGTTAGAACGGTGTTTTTACATGACCAGCTTGAAGCCGCTTTCCGATACATGGGGGCAGGCAAGCATATTGGAAAAGTCATCATAAAAACAGccgatgaaaataatttacaaaatattgcTTTACCAGCGCATCCACGTTTTTACTGTCTTCCAAACAGAAGTTACATTATACTCGGTGGCCTTGGTGGTTTCGGTCTAGAACTTGCTGATTGGCTTGTTCTTCGAGGCGCGAAATATCTCGTTCTCACTTCTCGTACTGGTATTAAAAATGGATATCAAAAAATGCGTATAAAGTTGTGGGAATCATACGGTACTAAAGTCTTGGTAATTTCTGGCAAAGAAGCATACAATCGTCAAGATTgtcttgatattttaaaacaatcaaCTACTATGGCTCCAGTAGATGCTATTTTCAATCTCGCTGTTGTGTTGAAAGACTGCTTGTGGGAAAATCAAACACCTGAAACATTTGAAGAATCATTCAAGCCAAAAGCTTGGAGCAccaaaaatttagatgaattatcaagaaaaatatgtcCATTGCTTCggcattttgttgttttttcctCTGTATCATGTGGTCGTGGTAATGCAGGACAGACAAACTACGGAATGTCAAATTCAGTCATGGAAAGAATTTGTGAGACTAGAGTTTCTGAAGGATTACCTGCATTGGCAATACAATGGGGAGCAGTTGGTGATGTCGGCTTAGTCGCAGACATGTTAGATGATCACAAAGAAATTGTCATTGGTGGAACGCTACAACAAAGTATTTTATCTTGTCTTCATGAACTTGATAGTTTCCTAGATCAATCTGAACCAATAGTTTCAAGTATGGTTGTGGCAGAAAAACGTGCTGGTGGTTCTGGTGCTCTGAACGTTGTCGATACTGTATTGAACATCATGGGactaaaagatataaaaactATCGGTCATCATACATCTCTTGCTGAACTCGGCATGGATTCCATGATGGGcgttgaaataaaacaaactctAGAACGAGAATTTGAAATATTCCTCACTGCACAAGATATACGTGGTCTCAATTTCGCTAAACTAATAGAGTTGGACGCAGCAAATCTTgaaatctcaaaaaaaaatccaaaatcaTCGACTGAATCAACTGAAGTGTTAACGGGAATGAGGCTTCTCTTGAGATTCGTGAGTGATAAATCTATGCAAAATGAAGTTTGTCTCAAACTTAAATCTAAAGAAGAGTCGGGACGAGGCGAAGTCTTTTTTGTTCCTGGTGTTGAAGGATCTGCTTCTGTATTTTCAAATCTCGCAGGTAAATTAATGTCACCTGCAATGTGCTTACAATTTGAtagtgaacaaaaaaaaaatctttctaTTCaagaaattgcaaaaaatttattaccg cATGTCTTAGCTAGAAGTAAAGATCGTCGAGATTTCCTCGTTGTTGGCTATTCATTTGGATCGCTTATTGCAATCGAAATTGTCAGGTTATTAGAAGCAGAAGGACTCACTGGGAAACTTATACTCATTGATGGCTCTCCTGATTTAATGATTGCTATACTGAAAGAGCAATTAGCTGTTACAAATGAAAGCGAACTCGAGAATACTATTCTAGTAGGAATAATGGACTTTATGAATGCATCATTGAGTGGCGAATTGTATTCAAGTTTGCAGAATTGCACTTCTTGGGATCAGAAACTGGATACATTCATCAAACACCTTCCATCAGAAACTTCAATAATGCCTGAAAAACAACAGCGGAATCTTTGCACTTCATTGTATAAAAGACTACTTGCTCTCTTGGCTTATGATCCTTCCAGTATTATGCCCATCAATACACCAATTACGCTTCTTAAACCTTCCATGCCAACAATCAAAAATATGAGTGAAGATTTTGGACTGTCTaag GTCTCTCATAAAAAACCAGAAGTTTATGTGCTCAACGGAAATCACGTAACAATACTAGATGATAGTAGAGTTGCTGCTGCAATCAACGGTGAAGCAATAGAAAACATAGAAGCTTTCGAAACCGGACTTGAAAAAGAAGATGTATTAGAAAATATACTTGCTAATGCAGAAGTCAAATaa